A single Aspergillus chevalieri M1 DNA, chromosome 3, nearly complete sequence DNA region contains:
- a CDS encoding DUF1295 domain protein (COG:S;~EggNog:ENOG410PHDZ;~InterPro:IPR010721;~PFAM:PF06966), whose protein sequence is MEAYGAKPVVGMDQPLNSLRNSDINLNAGDVGILKSTLLPSFTLHTGLTLASYAAARATDRGEIKDYNWPSSQVANAWWSAVGRRVYYDNIPFTTAWNILPWTEKLLLSSVTLWGTRLFYRIVSRSVSRGKDDPRYDELKKQDKGFWNSAFFKQFLPEAAFLTFITLPFTLPFRMPSSTLSVEPEVSCALRTLGVGLFSAGFAMEALADTQLELHRQERSDLCRHGVWSIVRHPNYLGDSLVHFSFIILNAANNFNPFILLGPLANYTYLRFVGGDKQNEASQESRYKLTDPHKYEQLQTWRAEKNSFWPSLIELANPWTWVVFGSGVIGVVVEEGLRSYFA, encoded by the exons ATGGAGGCCTACGGCGCAAAGCCAGTGGTCGGCATGGACCAACCACTCAATTCCCTCCGGAATTCCGATATAAACCTCAACGCCGGTGACGTCGGCATCTTAAAATCCACCCTCTTACCCTCTTTCACCCTGCACACCGGCCTCACACTCGCCAGTTATGCCGCCGCGCGAGCAACAGACCGCGGCGAAATCAAAGACTACAACTGGCCCTCCAGCCAGGTCGCCAACGCCTGGTGGAGCGCCGTCGGCCGCCGCGTATACTACGACAACATCCCCTTCACAACCGCCTGGAACATCCTCCCCTGGACCGAGAAACTGCTTCTCAGCTCCGTAACACTCTGGGGCACGCGTCTGTTCTACCGTATCGTGTCGCGGTCTGTGTCCCGCGGCAAGGACGACCCGCGCTACGATGAGTTGAAGAAGCAGGACAAAGGGTTCTGGAATTCGGCTTTCTTCAAGCAATTCTTGCCTGAGGCTGCGTTTCTGACATTTATTACACTTCCGTTTACGCTGCCTTTCCGGATGCCCTCGTCGACGCTCTCGGTTGAGCCGGAGGTGTCGTGTGCTCTGAGGACGCTGGGCGTGGGCTTGTTCAGCGCTGGTTTCGCTATGGAGGCTCTTGCCGATACGCAGCTGGAATTGCACCGTCAGGAACGGTCTGATCTGTGCCGTCATGGTGTGTGGAGTATCGTGCGGCATCCCAA CTACCTCGGCGACTCCCTCGTCCACTTCTccttcatcatcctcaacGCCGCCAACAACTTCAACCCCTTCATCCTTTTGGGACCCCTCGCAAACTACACTTACCTGCGTTTCGTCGGCGGTGATAAGCAGAATGAAGCGAGCCAGGAATCGCGCTACAAGCTCACGGACCCGCATAAGTACGAGCAGCTGCAGACCTGGCGGGCTGAGAAGAACAGCTTCTGGCCTAGCTTGATTGAGCTTGCGAACCCGTGGACTTGGGTTGTTTTTGGGAGTGGGGTTATTGGTGTCGTTGTTGAAGAGGGCTTGAGGTCTTACTTTGCATGA
- a CDS encoding ribonuclease H family protein (COG:S;~EggNog:ENOG410PKA3;~InterPro:IPR012337,IPR036397,IPR002156;~PFAM:PF00075;~SECRETED:SignalP(1-19);~go_function: GO:0003676 - nucleic acid binding [Evidence IEA];~go_function: GO:0004523 - RNA-DNA hybrid ribonuclease activity [Evidence IEA]), translating to MRLRSLEFLVSISTFLISAIYRATTPEHDPLTSPLERWGRRIAIPQNRLEVIHPHVTPPWWSGLESHIAETREDALTAHQATVHSGADIIAYTDGSLTEQGVGAAVVSPLGRQAVHIGFPATHTVYAAELRGIEMALTQIGNMFRLTSQRSHRAYTAIIFTDNQAAIQACSAPGRSSGQYILSKITRTASQLQERGWDIQLYWLPGHEGIYGNEYADALAKEAANSPAPNPNGVEELTLKASIRRTLRIEAASAWKSEWATSTHGNSLRRLWKEPSKAPMQLYQGLRRAATSVLIQMQTGKIALASYLGTFNAMESTECSCGRGLQDIRHVLLHCTNQAGPRMRHLTQGSRRELDYRAYLTQPDLVPKAVRFMLETGLLGQFQTLPTTYRVTTTDLGQPAA from the coding sequence ATGAGACTAAGGAGTCTGGAGTTCCTCGTCTCAATCTCAACTTTTCTAATATCCGCCATCTATCGGGCCACCACCCCAGAACACGACCCTCTGACATCACCGCTAGAACGGTGGGGACGGCGAATTGCAATCcctcagaacagactggaggttatacacccacatgtgacccctccatggtggtcaggtctggaatcccacatagcagaaactcgggaagatgccttaacagctcaccaagccactgtacatagcggcgctgacatcattgcatacacagatggcagcttgacagaacagggagttggggcagcagtggtttcacctctagggcgccaggcagttcacattggcttcccagctactcatactgtatatgcagcggaattgcgaggcatagagatggctctcacccaaataggcaacatgttcagactgacatcacaacgttcccatcgggcctatacagcaatcatctttacagacaatcaggcggcaattcaagcatgttcagctccaggaaggtcttctggccaatatatcctgagcaagattacacgcactgcatctcaactacaggagcgcggctgggatatacagctgtattggctcccgggtcatgaaggcatctatggcaatgagtatgctgatgctcttgcaaaagaagccgCTAACTCCCCagcacccaaccccaacggtgtggaggagctcactctcaaagctagcatccgaagaaccctccgcatagaagcagcaagtgcatggaagtctgaatgggctacctccacccatgggaactccctccgtcgtctatggaaagaaccctcaaaagcaccgatgcaactatatcaaggcctacgaagagccgccacatcagtcctcattcaaatgcaaactgggaagattgcgctggctagttatcttggcacctttaacgctatggaatcaactgaatgctcttgtggacgtggccttcaagatatacgccacgttctcctccactgtacaaaccaggcaggaccccggatgcgccatcttacacagggatcaaggcgggagctggattaccgggcctacctaacacagccagacctggtaccaaaagcagtgcgcttcatgcttgaaacaggcctcctaggccagtttcaaactctaccaaccacataccgagtcacaacaacagacttggggcaaccggcagcatag
- the pfa4 gene encoding putative palmitoyltransferase with autoacylation activity Pfa4 (COG:S;~EggNog:ENOG410PM4A;~InterPro:IPR001594,IPR033682;~PFAM:PF01529;~TransMembrane:4 (i12-32o44-61i132-151o171-193i);~go_component: GO:0005789 - endoplasmic reticulum membrane [Evidence IEA];~go_function: GO:0016409 - palmitoyltransferase activity [Evidence IEA];~go_function: GO:0019706 - protein-cysteine S-palmitoyltransferase activity [Evidence IEA]) has translation MFQEPFSISQLAIPAVWVLISFLTFTSQYFFLHFEAVPLREHELWAINFLAACIGICYYRSCTVDPGRIPKHWKPSDHVGGRQRWCRKCEAFKPPRAHHCRTCERCIPKMDHHCPWTTNCVSHFTFPHFIRFLFYAVVGMSYLESLLFERASTIWASRHLPSYLGPSLGQMVYLFILLAVNSLIAFALFILLLRSLWSLGANTTTIESWEIERHKALLRRARHFGGYLDAPGGVKIRIRKQEFPYDIGIWDNIKAGMGGSANILGWFWPFSATPDRETGLDFEINDFERPNVTWPPPDPDRIPLPTSTDKGDAFTVPQVYSSAHEEIEAFNRRRDEDLKRGRPGVVQRRKQFHERFDSDTRGESDSEPDEKRNSDGEEAWRNSEGERLHDFGVDEEIEFYDEEDIPLAVLIQQRGQRQQ, from the exons ATGTTCCAAGAGCCCTTTTCGATTTCGCAATTGGCGATACCCGCTGTCTGGGTCCTGATCAGCTTCCTCACCTTCACCTCCCAGTACTTTTTCCTGCACTTCGAAGCCGTACCTCTGCGAGAACATGAGCTATGGGCTATTAACTTTCTGGCGGCATGTATTGGGATATGTTATTACCGGTCATGCACAGTAGACCCAGGGCGCATTCCTAAGCACTGGAAGCCATCGGACCACGTTGGTGGCCGGCAACGGTGGTGCCGGAAATGCGAGGCTTTCAAGCCTCCACGGGCTCACCATTGCAGGACGTGCGAGAG GTGTATACCAAAGATGGACCACCACTGTCCATGGACTACCAATTGTGTGTCACACTTTACATTTCCGCATTTCATCCGGTTTCTATTTTACGCGGTAGTCGGGATGTCGTATCTTGAATCGCTTCTTTTTGAGAGAGCGTCGACTATCTGGGCTAGTAGACATCTTCCTAGT TACCTCGGTCCCAGTCTGGGGCAAATggtttatttatttattctCCTTGCTGTCAACAGTTTGATTGCATTTGCGCTTTTCATTCTCTTGCTTCGAAGTCTATGGTCTCTCGGTGCCAACACGACGACCATTGAGTCATGGGAAATTGAAAGACACAAAGCACTCCTACGACGAGCCAGGCATTTTGGTGGCTACTTGGACGCCCCTGGAGGCGTCAAGATACGTATCAGGAAACAAGAATTTCCGTATGATATCGGCATTTGGGACAATATTAAGGCGGGAATGGGAGGAAGTGCAAAT ATCCTTGGTTGGTTTTGGCCATTTTCCGCGACACCGGATCGTGAAACAGGTCTAGATTTTGAGATCAATGATTTCGAAC GTCCCAATGTCACTTGGCCACCACCGGACCCGGATCGCATTCCGCTCCCGACTTCAACCGACAAAGGAGATGCTTTCACGGTGCCACAAGTGTACAGCTCCGCCCACGAAGAAATCGAAGCATTCAACCGTCGCCGGGATGAAGACCTGAAACGCGGCAGACCCGGCGTGGTTCAACGCCGCAAACAATTCCATGAGCGATTTGACTCCGATACTCGAGGCGAAAGCGACTCAGAGCCCGATGAGAAGAGAAACTCTGATGGCGAAGAGGCCTGGAGGAATTCCGAGGGAGAGCGGCTACATGATTTCGGAGTAGACGAGGAGATCGAATTCTACGATGAGGAGGACATTCCACTGGCAGTACTCATACAGCAACGGGGACAGAGACAGCAATGA
- a CDS encoding class I SAM-dependent methyltransferase (COG:S;~EggNog:ENOG410PISY;~InterPro:IPR029063,IPR041698;~PFAM:PF05401,PF13649,PF13489,PF08242,PF08241, PF05175,PF08003,PF13847) has protein sequence MSSTKDQWSVAAYSASASFVPKLTQKLLSYLAPQPTDKILDVGCGDGKFTASFLPVVGSVLGIDASPAMIESAKKDYNDPKAEWRVVDCRYLDKEGTIVNGSWDKVISNAALHWILRDSPTRMNTFRAIHDSLKPGGAFVFEMGGHGNVPEVMTALIYTLVQHGVPAEKAKAANPWFFPSEAWMRDALESIGFQVDEMEIEYRPTKLTSEANGGLAGWIKLMGASFLDVLPEEKQDVAVRQICEILEPVVTREEDGSQWLGYVRLRGIATKI, from the exons ATGTCCTCCACCAAAGACCAATGGAGTGTTGCG GCATACTCAGCCTCTGCATCGTTCGTCCCCAAGCTCACCCAGAAGCTTCTCAGCTACCTGGCCCCGCAGCCTACGGACAAGATTCTCGATGTGGGTTGTGGTGATGGCAAGTTCACGGCTAGTTTTCTGCCTGTAGTTGGATCCGTCCTGGGAATTGACGCTTCTCCTGCTATGATTGAGTCTGCGAAGAAGGACTATAATGACCCCAAGGCGGAGTGGCGTGTCGTGGACTGCCGGTATTTGGATAAGGAGGGGACAATTGTGAACGGGTCGTGGGATAAAGT TATATCTAATGCTGCTCTGCACTGGATTCTACGTGACAGTCCCACGCGCATGAATACTTTTCGCGCCATACATGATAGTCTCAAACCTGGTGGAGCTTTCGTGTTCGAAATGGGTGGCCACGGGAATGTCCCCGAGGTCATGACGGCGCTCATATACACGCTCGTGCAACACGGTGTCCCTGCTGAAAAGGCGAAGGCAGCGAATCCGTGGTTCTTTCCGTCTGAAGCATGGATGAGGGATGCTCTCGAGAGCATTGGCTTCCAGGTTGACGAAATGGAGATCGAATATCGGCCGACAAAACTCACTTCTGAAGCCAATGGCGGATTGGCAGGCTGGATCAAACTGATGGGTGCGTCGTTCTTGGATGTTCTTCCGGAAGAAAAGCAGGATGTCGCTGTGCGGCAGATTTGTGAAATACTTGAACCCGTAGTCACGCGAGAGGAAGACGGGAGCCAATGGTTAGGTTATGTGCGCTTGAGGGGTATTGCTACGAAGATATGA
- a CDS encoding uncharacterized protein (COG:S;~EggNog:ENOG410Q2IT), giving the protein MLHGHVMLSPEFAIGANTKGGGTIDFFIEQKKWGLELLRGRDRLVEHMDRFEPEGQYYSMIKSREMEEYIVLDFTVSRPVKTRPEYAHRLYYIVFSERYRHVDVLEAGNLSTVSSFTLPENPDCHGASP; this is encoded by the exons ATGCTTCATGGCCATGTTATGCTGTCCCCAGAGTTTGCAATTGGGGCAAACACCAAAGGCGGTGGGACAATTGACTTCTTTATTGAACAGAAGAAATGGGGACTTGAACTTCTAAGGGGTCGTGATCGCCTGGTGGAACATATGGACCGGTTTGAACCTGAAGGGCAGTACTACAGCATGATAAAATCCAGGGAAATGGAAGAGTACATCGTCTTGGATTTCACGGTTTCACGACCGGTGAAAACCCGTCCAG AATATGCGCACCGCCTCTACTACATTGTTTTCTCTGAACGGTACCGGCACGTTGATGTTCTTGAAGCAGGCAATCTCAGCACTGTGAGCTCCTTTACTTTGCCAGAGAACCCTGACTGTCACGGTGCTAGTCCGTGA
- a CDS encoding DUF202 domain-containing protein (COG:S;~EggNog:ENOG410PY1B;~InterPro:IPR003807;~PFAM:PF02656;~TransMembrane:3 (i154-175o195-217i238-260o)), protein MSKDQCICFSTSFYPTISTPTNGDHHAAITVIAVMAEQHEPDPDPDAMELEEIHTQDRCESYDDDGEYAQSAATVSSGENRVPYLTVAARVVNADGRGNGSNCGNGDDHYCDGKGVLVKGKKIWDAVSGFWTSHVVLVVPQKKNRDHYALERTFLAYIRTSVILAMQGVLIAQLFRLQRSKSQEASELTYYEVAIPLSIACHCVALVVVAVGAFRFWRQQNALFRGKVHAGGWELNSIGMLVFLVLVVTLVLSVVILVQLDRGPPA, encoded by the exons ATGTCCAAGGACCAATGCATTTGCTTTTCAACATCTTTCTACCCAACAATCTCTACACCAAC AAACGGCGATCACCACGCCGCCATAACCGTCATCGCCGTCATGGCCGAACAACACGAACCAGACCCAGACCCAGACGCCATGGAGCTGGAAGAAATCCACACACAGGATAGATGCGAAAGCTacgacgacgacggcgaGTACGCGCAATCCGCGGCGACGGTCTCGTCAGGGGAGAATCGCGTGCCGTATCTGACTGTTGCGGCGCGGGTTGTTAATGCGGATGGGAGGGGGAATGGTTCGAATTGCGGTAACGGTGATGACCATTATTGCGACGGGAAGGGTGTGTTAgtaaagggaaagaagatcTGGGATGCTGTCAGCGGATTCTGGACAAGTCATGTTGTTCTGGTAGTTccgcagaagaagaaccgtGATCATTATG CCCTCGAACGAACCTTCCTCGCCTATATCCGCACCTCCGTCATCCTCGCCATGCAAGGAGTTCTAATTGCGCAACTGTTCCGCCTCCAACGCTCCAAATCCCAAGAAGCTTCCGAGCTCACATACTACGAAGTCGCGATTCCGTTATCTATTGCGTGCCACTGCGTCGCACTGGTTGTTGTCGCGGTTGGCGCTTTTCGGTTCTGGAGGCAGCAGAATGCTTTGTTTCGGGGGAAGGTGCATGCTGGGGGGTGGGAGTTGAATTCGATTGGCATGTTGGTTTTTTTA GTTCTGGTTGTGACGTTGGTGTTGTCGGTGGTTATCTTGGTTCAGTTGGACCGGGGCCCGCCTGCTTAG